Proteins encoded within one genomic window of Apis mellifera strain DH4 linkage group LG1, Amel_HAv3.1, whole genome shotgun sequence:
- the LOC408624 gene encoding UHRF1-binding protein 1 isoform X4 — translation MVSLIKKQLLKHLSRFTKNLSADKINLSTFKGEGELTNLELDEIVLTDLLELPSWLRLTNAWCNKVSFRIQWTKLRSVPIFLSLDEVHIEVETCEDLRDLSSSQGLSSYTGPAKYSFIHKVIDGITVTVNTVSVTFKSPAFIASVQMNRIIVESKSATWQRCDLRTTRVKDPDRGQLLIFKELEWQTVRIEAQSTKDKNLTPLRLLTNQARCRITIKKRISDCFVMGSRLILILDDLLWVLTDSQLKAALHFIDSLGGLIEKATILERKTKAARKLEVLPEYQAQISQQSRTKNQYNTAISKIFTRYDVVETSYHFLCQRIDLHLCDDAGNGRSSHPDLKDGGALQISLVSFQIDYYPYHLAMSDRKHWAKYKENATPHSQWLQQSLSSFRSQFMDLIDSGRTQHSPLIRSQGNVTVNNTKGIGENLEKNNQAQNVNAITHEQKKSQHPSGNPVKNYILEQLAKLMTTCIIIRIDDFTLYKVTTTSRNPIPKEFVTAQTRKKHISGDRDKFCLPEDVTIVHAEFTYYYYPGDITFPLPPPKFYVQLNPIQVNFDVSSCLWFNSFALNLYYSLMNKDKQTTYTSTTLMYFDVKIEAILPRIVFESPQDYPNQKDRPKSLHIQTSRASITNVRCTERSSRTDLAQCVNAFQMGQMFFSTEFPNRSNDFHVLTDKFLAHCAGTDNIRYPPPNFSSNSVNELIRQLHRELLWTEAKDVWCCNLEPVWGDFLGARAVGQNRPVPFLDAFPLTLWCYMTMNSLDKDSSEKKSTGDIHGLAYISNLVSVQINHYQYLFLLRLSEVLSEMATYLTIDSNKILKVDSGSSLVIGALIPQVEVTFVMPSHTPGKENSGGDLESVMPDSSSIADDIAGSSIPWQSTERIESNVKKININNDIITPQSDVSSMLSMDFMHSTNPTQTVVTFKHNDTNKHDQQTKNIMHNRQNIGVEEEKVLPPLRYALDITHKHSKGDSSSNTPFIPNNFNVGLSSMKKGLSNLMTSIDSALKASPEDGSSDTVSIRSDVSSDSENYVLVSLQDQEKLDTMFSVDNSIRVAAVEEASEVVEETPDTQSEKSMDSVCKRKDIVSMITFKLSKVEFIQQSFGYASSIKIQISNIGNDECSSIPWDEFQVKKKTKFSARSRGWVELPSDSNCGSCIKLRLDHDLKCKSDSWKLSQASRTINNKNLYLSRNENQNNITEQDVDVCNIDIHNKQSVLDLFEDKLEVIITNISMALSMSSVSGLTDLTEDEIIPRPIPLQVYLESISLRLNEDRPPNNITSPGPIPIDLNIAKLKIIRDANGVFHIEPVDGLSN, via the exons atggtgtcattaataaaaaagcaattattaaaacatttatcgag gtttactaaaaatttatcagcagataaaataaatttaagtacATTTAAAGGAGAAGGTGAATTGACAAACTTAGAACTTGATGAAATAGTTTTAACCGATTTGTTAGAATTGCCATCATGGCTTAGATTAACAAATGCTTGGTGCAATAAAGTTTCATTTCGTATACAATGGACCAAGTTAAGAAGTGTTCCTATTTTtttg agttTGGATGAAGTTCATATAGAAGTAGAAACATGCGAAGATTTAAGAGATTTATCTTCTTCACAAGGACTATCTTCATATACTGGTCCtgcaaaatattcttttatacataaaGTAATTGATGGTATAACAGTAACTGTTAATACAGTATCAGTTACATTCAAAAGTCCTGCATTTATTGCTTCAGTTCAG atgaaTCGTATTATTGTTGAGTCAAAGTCTGCAACTTGGCAACGATGTGATTTGAGAACTACTAGAGTAAAAGATCCTGATCGTGgacaattacttatttttaaagaattagaatGGCAGACAGTTAGGATAGAGGCACAAAGTactaaagataaaaatcttacACCATTACGTTTACTTACAAATCAAGCACGCTGTCGAAtcactattaaaaaaagaatatcag atTGTTTTGTTATGGGATCAAGACTGATTCTTATATTAGATGATCTCTTATGGGTTTTGACAGATTCACAGCTTAAAGCAGCACTTCATTTTATTGATTCTTTAGGTGGTCTGATAgaaaaagctacaattttagAACGTAAAACTAAAGCAGCTAGAAAATTAGAG GTATTACCAGAATATCAAGCACAAATATCTCAGCAGTCAAGaactaaaaatcaatataatactgctatttctaaaattttcactAGATATGATGTTGTAGAAACatcatatcattttctttGTCAAAGAATTGATTTACATTTATGTGATGATGCTGgaa atggtAGATCTTCTCATCCAGATTTAAAAGATGGTGGTGCATTACAAATTTCACTAGTTAGTTTTCAAATTGACTATTATCCATATCACTTAGCAATGTCTGATAGAAAACATTGGGCTAAGTATAAAGAAAATGCTACACCTCATAGTCAATGGTTGCAACAATCATTAAGTTCTTTTCGAAGTCAGTTTATGGATCTTATTGATTCTGGTAGAACACAACATTCTCCTTTAATTAGAAGTCAGGGAAATGTTACag ttaataatacaaaaggtataggagaaaatttagaaaaaaataatcaagctCAGAATGTAAATGCAATTACTCATGAACAAAAAAAGTCGCAACATCCTAGTGGAAATccagtaaaaaattatattttagaacagCTTGCTAAATTAATGACaacatgtattataataagaattgatgATTTCACTTTATACAAAGTAACCACAACATCTCGTAATCCTATACCAAAAGAATTTGTTACAG CTCAAACAAGGAAGAAACATATATCAG gtGACAGAGATAAATTTTGTCTTCCAGAAGATGTTACAATTGTTCATGcagaatttacatattattattatcctggTGATATTACATTTCCAt tGCCCCCAccaaaattttatgtacaacTAAATCCTATTCAAGTAAATTTCGATGTTTCTTCCTGTTTATGGTTTAATTCTTTtgcattaaatttgtattattctttaatgaaTAAGGATAAACAAACTACATATACTTCCACTACTTTAATGTATTTTGATGTTAAGATTGAAGCTATACTTCCAAGA ataGTTTTTGAAAGCCCACAAGATTATCCCAATCAAAAGGATAGACCAAAATCTTTGCACATTCAGACTTCAAGAGCATCAATAACAAATGTTCGATGTACAGAAAGATCTTCAAGAACAGATTTAGCACAATGTGTAAACGCTTTTCAAATGGGTCAGATGTTTTTTAGTACAGAATTTCCAAATAGATCAAACGATTTTCATGTTCTTACAGATAAATTTTTGGCACATTGTGcag gaACTGATAATATTCGTTATCCACCACCTAATTTTAGTAGTAATTccgtaaatgaattaattcgtCAATTACATCGAGAACTTTTATGGACTGAAGCTAAAGATGTATGGTGTTGTAATTTAGAACCTGTTTGGGGAGATTTTCTCGGTGCTCGTGCAGTTGGACAAAACCGTCCTGTACCATTTCTTGATGCATTTCCTCTAACTTTATGGTGTTATATGACGATGAATTCGTTAGATAAAGATTCATCAGAAAAGAAATCTACTGGTGACATTCATGGTCTTGCATATATAAGCAATTTAGTTAGTGTTCAGATaaatcattatcaatatttgtttttattgagATTGTCGGAAGTTTTATCGGAAATGGCAACATATCTAACTAtcgattctaataaaatattaaaagtcgATTCTGGTAGTTCACTTGTTATTGGTGCACTAATACCTCAAGTAGAAGTAACATTTGTCATGCCGTCGCATACtcctggaaaagaaaattctggaGGTGATTTAGAATCTGTTATGCCTGATTCATCTAGCATAGCAGATGATATTGCAGGTTCATCTATTCCTTGGCAAAGTACAGAACGAATTGAGagtaatgttaaaaaaattaatataaataatgatataataacgcCACAAAGTGATGTATCATCGATGTTATCAATGGATTTTATGCATTCTACTAATCCAACTCAAACTGTTGTCACCTTTAAACACAATGATACGAATAAACATGATCagcaaacaaaaaatataatgcacaATAGACAAAATATTGgtgtagaagaagaaaaagtattacCTCCCTTGCGATATGCTCTTGATATCACACATAAACATAGCAAAGGAGATTCATCTTCAAATACACCGTTCattcctaataattttaatgttggTCTTTCTTCTATGAAAAAAGGATTAAGTAATTTAATGACATCTATTGATTCAGCTTTAAAAGCTTCTCCAGAAGATGGAAGCAGTGATACTGTATCTATAAGAAGTGATGTTAGTTCTGATAGCGAAAACTATGTTTTAGTTAGTCTTCaagatcaagaaaaattagatactATGTTTTCTGTTGATAATTCAATTAGAGTAGCAGCAGTAGAAGAGGCTAGTGAAGTAGTTGAAGAAACTCCTGATACTCAAAGTGAAAAATCTATGGACAGTGTATGTAAACGAAAAGATATT GTATCTATGATAACATTCAAATTATCTAAAGTTGAATTTATTCAACAATCTTTTGGATATGCgtcttcaattaaaattcagaTTTCAAATATTGGTAATGATGAATGTTCATCTATTCCATGGGATGAATTTCAG GTCAAGAAAAAG ACAAAATTCAGTGCACGATCTCGAGGTTGGGTTGAATTACCTTCAGATTCTAATTGTGGATCATGCATTAAACTACGTTTGGATCATGATTTAAAATGCAAATCAGATTCTTGGAAATTGTCTCAAGCAAGTcgaactataaataataaaaatctatatttatctcgaaatgaaaatcaaaataatataactgaGCAAGATGTAGATGTTTGCAATAttgatattcataataaacaaagtgttttggatttatttgaagataaattaGAAGTTATAATTACCAATATATCAATGGCCTTGTCTATGAGTTCAGTAAGTGGACTTACAGACTTAACTGAAGATGAAATTATACCTAGACCGATACCATTGCAG GTATATTTAGAGAGTATATCATTGCGCTTAAATGAAGATCGTCCTCCGAATAATATAACTTCGCCAGGACCAATTCCTATAGATCTAAATATTGCAAAACTAAAGATAATACGAGATGCAAATGGAGTTTTTCATATTGAACCTGTTG ATGGCCTTTCTAAT taA
- the LOC408624 gene encoding UHRF1-binding protein 1 isoform X1: protein MVSLIKKQLLKHLSRFTKNLSADKINLSTFKGEGELTNLELDEIVLTDLLELPSWLRLTNAWCNKVSFRIQWTKLRSVPIFLSLDEVHIEVETCEDLRDLSSSQGLSSYTGPAKYSFIHKVIDGITVTVNTVSVTFKSPAFIASVQMNRIIVESKSATWQRCDLRTTRVKDPDRGQLLIFKELEWQTVRIEAQSTKDKNLTPLRLLTNQARCRITIKKRISDCFVMGSRLILILDDLLWVLTDSQLKAALHFIDSLGGLIEKATILERKTKAARKLEVLPEYQAQISQQSRTKNQYNTAISKIFTRYDVVETSYHFLCQRIDLHLCDDAGNGRSSHPDLKDGGALQISLVSFQIDYYPYHLAMSDRKHWAKYKENATPHSQWLQQSLSSFRSQFMDLIDSGRTQHSPLIRSQGNVTVNNTKGIGENLEKNNQAQNVNAITHEQKKSQHPSGNPVKNYILEQLAKLMTTCIIIRIDDFTLYKVTTTSRNPIPKEFVTAQTRKKHISGDRDKFCLPEDVTIVHAEFTYYYYPGDITFPLPPPKFYVQLNPIQVNFDVSSCLWFNSFALNLYYSLMNKDKQTTYTSTTLMYFDVKIEAILPRIVFESPQDYPNQKDRPKSLHIQTSRASITNVRCTERSSRTDLAQCVNAFQMGQMFFSTEFPNRSNDFHVLTDKFLAHCAGTDNIRYPPPNFSSNSVNELIRQLHRELLWTEAKDVWCCNLEPVWGDFLGARAVGQNRPVPFLDAFPLTLWCYMTMNSLDKDSSEKKSTGDIHGLAYISNLVSVQINHYQYLFLLRLSEVLSEMATYLTIDSNKILKVDSGSSLVIGALIPQVEVTFVMPSHTPGKENSGGDLESVMPDSSSIADDIAGSSIPWQSTERIESNVKKININNDIITPQSDVSSMLSMDFMHSTNPTQTVVTFKHNDTNKHDQQTKNIMHNRQNIGVEEEKVLPPLRYALDITHKHSKGDSSSNTPFIPNNFNVGLSSMKKGLSNLMTSIDSALKASPEDGSSDTVSIRSDVSSDSENYVLVSLQDQEKLDTMFSVDNSIRVAAVEEASEVVEETPDTQSEKSMDSVCKRKDIVSMITFKLSKVEFIQQSFGYASSIKIQISNIGNDECSSIPWDEFQVKKKTKFSARSRGWVELPSDSNCGSCIKLRLDHDLKCKSDSWKLSQASRTINNKNLYLSRNENQNNITEQDVDVCNIDIHNKQSVLDLFEDKLEVIITNISMALSMSSVSGLTDLTEDEIIPRPIPLQVYLESISLRLNEDRPPNNITSPGPIPIDLNIAKLKIIRDANGVFHIEPVVNLLSRSNSLVTLTSNDTQIAQNINHEMELNVLRQSSKQLKLDNEQLRSRLNALEKLSEENAKLIRIKEESNVIKSHLSAAQEDIQLLLKEKRALQETITQLENRIIGSGLGSGTRASWSSKR from the exons atggtgtcattaataaaaaagcaattattaaaacatttatcgag gtttactaaaaatttatcagcagataaaataaatttaagtacATTTAAAGGAGAAGGTGAATTGACAAACTTAGAACTTGATGAAATAGTTTTAACCGATTTGTTAGAATTGCCATCATGGCTTAGATTAACAAATGCTTGGTGCAATAAAGTTTCATTTCGTATACAATGGACCAAGTTAAGAAGTGTTCCTATTTTtttg agttTGGATGAAGTTCATATAGAAGTAGAAACATGCGAAGATTTAAGAGATTTATCTTCTTCACAAGGACTATCTTCATATACTGGTCCtgcaaaatattcttttatacataaaGTAATTGATGGTATAACAGTAACTGTTAATACAGTATCAGTTACATTCAAAAGTCCTGCATTTATTGCTTCAGTTCAG atgaaTCGTATTATTGTTGAGTCAAAGTCTGCAACTTGGCAACGATGTGATTTGAGAACTACTAGAGTAAAAGATCCTGATCGTGgacaattacttatttttaaagaattagaatGGCAGACAGTTAGGATAGAGGCACAAAGTactaaagataaaaatcttacACCATTACGTTTACTTACAAATCAAGCACGCTGTCGAAtcactattaaaaaaagaatatcag atTGTTTTGTTATGGGATCAAGACTGATTCTTATATTAGATGATCTCTTATGGGTTTTGACAGATTCACAGCTTAAAGCAGCACTTCATTTTATTGATTCTTTAGGTGGTCTGATAgaaaaagctacaattttagAACGTAAAACTAAAGCAGCTAGAAAATTAGAG GTATTACCAGAATATCAAGCACAAATATCTCAGCAGTCAAGaactaaaaatcaatataatactgctatttctaaaattttcactAGATATGATGTTGTAGAAACatcatatcattttctttGTCAAAGAATTGATTTACATTTATGTGATGATGCTGgaa atggtAGATCTTCTCATCCAGATTTAAAAGATGGTGGTGCATTACAAATTTCACTAGTTAGTTTTCAAATTGACTATTATCCATATCACTTAGCAATGTCTGATAGAAAACATTGGGCTAAGTATAAAGAAAATGCTACACCTCATAGTCAATGGTTGCAACAATCATTAAGTTCTTTTCGAAGTCAGTTTATGGATCTTATTGATTCTGGTAGAACACAACATTCTCCTTTAATTAGAAGTCAGGGAAATGTTACag ttaataatacaaaaggtataggagaaaatttagaaaaaaataatcaagctCAGAATGTAAATGCAATTACTCATGAACAAAAAAAGTCGCAACATCCTAGTGGAAATccagtaaaaaattatattttagaacagCTTGCTAAATTAATGACaacatgtattataataagaattgatgATTTCACTTTATACAAAGTAACCACAACATCTCGTAATCCTATACCAAAAGAATTTGTTACAG CTCAAACAAGGAAGAAACATATATCAG gtGACAGAGATAAATTTTGTCTTCCAGAAGATGTTACAATTGTTCATGcagaatttacatattattattatcctggTGATATTACATTTCCAt tGCCCCCAccaaaattttatgtacaacTAAATCCTATTCAAGTAAATTTCGATGTTTCTTCCTGTTTATGGTTTAATTCTTTtgcattaaatttgtattattctttaatgaaTAAGGATAAACAAACTACATATACTTCCACTACTTTAATGTATTTTGATGTTAAGATTGAAGCTATACTTCCAAGA ataGTTTTTGAAAGCCCACAAGATTATCCCAATCAAAAGGATAGACCAAAATCTTTGCACATTCAGACTTCAAGAGCATCAATAACAAATGTTCGATGTACAGAAAGATCTTCAAGAACAGATTTAGCACAATGTGTAAACGCTTTTCAAATGGGTCAGATGTTTTTTAGTACAGAATTTCCAAATAGATCAAACGATTTTCATGTTCTTACAGATAAATTTTTGGCACATTGTGcag gaACTGATAATATTCGTTATCCACCACCTAATTTTAGTAGTAATTccgtaaatgaattaattcgtCAATTACATCGAGAACTTTTATGGACTGAAGCTAAAGATGTATGGTGTTGTAATTTAGAACCTGTTTGGGGAGATTTTCTCGGTGCTCGTGCAGTTGGACAAAACCGTCCTGTACCATTTCTTGATGCATTTCCTCTAACTTTATGGTGTTATATGACGATGAATTCGTTAGATAAAGATTCATCAGAAAAGAAATCTACTGGTGACATTCATGGTCTTGCATATATAAGCAATTTAGTTAGTGTTCAGATaaatcattatcaatatttgtttttattgagATTGTCGGAAGTTTTATCGGAAATGGCAACATATCTAACTAtcgattctaataaaatattaaaagtcgATTCTGGTAGTTCACTTGTTATTGGTGCACTAATACCTCAAGTAGAAGTAACATTTGTCATGCCGTCGCATACtcctggaaaagaaaattctggaGGTGATTTAGAATCTGTTATGCCTGATTCATCTAGCATAGCAGATGATATTGCAGGTTCATCTATTCCTTGGCAAAGTACAGAACGAATTGAGagtaatgttaaaaaaattaatataaataatgatataataacgcCACAAAGTGATGTATCATCGATGTTATCAATGGATTTTATGCATTCTACTAATCCAACTCAAACTGTTGTCACCTTTAAACACAATGATACGAATAAACATGATCagcaaacaaaaaatataatgcacaATAGACAAAATATTGgtgtagaagaagaaaaagtattacCTCCCTTGCGATATGCTCTTGATATCACACATAAACATAGCAAAGGAGATTCATCTTCAAATACACCGTTCattcctaataattttaatgttggTCTTTCTTCTATGAAAAAAGGATTAAGTAATTTAATGACATCTATTGATTCAGCTTTAAAAGCTTCTCCAGAAGATGGAAGCAGTGATACTGTATCTATAAGAAGTGATGTTAGTTCTGATAGCGAAAACTATGTTTTAGTTAGTCTTCaagatcaagaaaaattagatactATGTTTTCTGTTGATAATTCAATTAGAGTAGCAGCAGTAGAAGAGGCTAGTGAAGTAGTTGAAGAAACTCCTGATACTCAAAGTGAAAAATCTATGGACAGTGTATGTAAACGAAAAGATATT GTATCTATGATAACATTCAAATTATCTAAAGTTGAATTTATTCAACAATCTTTTGGATATGCgtcttcaattaaaattcagaTTTCAAATATTGGTAATGATGAATGTTCATCTATTCCATGGGATGAATTTCAG GTCAAGAAAAAG ACAAAATTCAGTGCACGATCTCGAGGTTGGGTTGAATTACCTTCAGATTCTAATTGTGGATCATGCATTAAACTACGTTTGGATCATGATTTAAAATGCAAATCAGATTCTTGGAAATTGTCTCAAGCAAGTcgaactataaataataaaaatctatatttatctcgaaatgaaaatcaaaataatataactgaGCAAGATGTAGATGTTTGCAATAttgatattcataataaacaaagtgttttggatttatttgaagataaattaGAAGTTATAATTACCAATATATCAATGGCCTTGTCTATGAGTTCAGTAAGTGGACTTACAGACTTAACTGAAGATGAAATTATACCTAGACCGATACCATTGCAG GTATATTTAGAGAGTATATCATTGCGCTTAAATGAAGATCGTCCTCCGAATAATATAACTTCGCCAGGACCAATTCCTATAGATCTAAATATTGCAAAACTAAAGATAATACGAGATGCAAATGGAGTTTTTCATATTGAACCTGTTG taAACCTATTGAGTAGAAGTAATTCTCTTGTGACACTCACAAGTAATGATACTCAAATAgctcaaaatataaatcacgaaatggaattaaatgttttaagaCAGTCTAGTAAACagttaaaattagataatgaaCAACTTCGAAGTCGTCTTAATGCTTTGGAGAAATTATCAgaagaaaatgcaaaattgatacgtataaaagaagaatctaATGTAATAAAGTCTCATTTAAGTGCAGCACAAGAAGACATACAATTACTTTTGAAGGAGAAAAGAGCCTTACAAGAAACTATAACACAGcttgaaaatcgaataattggaAGTGGTCTTGGCAGTGGTACTCGTGCATCTTGGTCATCAAAGAGATAG